A stretch of Podospora bellae-mahoneyi strain CBS 112042 chromosome 5, whole genome shotgun sequence DNA encodes these proteins:
- a CDS encoding hypothetical protein (EggNog:ENOG503P6RD): MFTPTTEMAAPSPFSTPKRKREQILGRQIPDFPSPAHQQQQFTFSPDSSQTDDGSTSPRSCVAHRFRGLALGPTPSGGGVVLNNSSGDSTGSVRNSFGPPPDFGSAMDTSSSSEMDMDNSERGSRKRARIREVVMSDDNVTADAVTRGSLRDAEQQHQDTADKQRQSSPKSLRFAIDTGVVEQSETIANTHTTAPRAITLPSRTKPAAKKPRSRKTTPQPQAELPLPAMTLTNLPILAPKPPPAEATAAAPKPPTTVITDPLRASLTWHDDEITIYDPDDSDDDGTGINGIGFKPTAAVAYARTVKRKQQLAEYRKREEREARAWRSQRRRRGESPAVSFSGSSSDVKKKVERRRVRFLDGGAEVKVTV; encoded by the coding sequence ATGTTCACACCAACAACTGAAATGGCAGCGCCATCACCCTTCTCAACGCCGAAGCGAAAGCGCGAGCAGATACTAGGACGTCAAATCCCCGACTTCCCCTCTccagcacatcaacaacaacagttCACCTTCAGCCCCGACTCCTCTCAAACGGACGACGGCAGCACAAGCCCCCGAAGCTGCGTCGCACACAGGTTCCGGGGCCTCGCCCTGGGGCCCACGCCGAGTGGGGGTGGGGtcgtcctcaacaacagtAGTGGAGACAGCACCGGCAGTGTCAGAAACTCTTTTGGACCCCCCCCAGATTTTGGCAGCGCGATGGAtacctcctcgtcatcagagATGGACATGGACAATTCGGAGAGGGGATCCCGCAAACGGGCGAGGAttcgggaggtggtgatgagtgaTGATAATGTGACAGCGGATGCGGTTACCCGGGGCAGTCTGCGGGATgcagaacaacaacaccaagatacCGCCGATAAGCAGCGGCAGTCGTCACCAAAATCGCTCCGTTTCGCGATTGAtactggggtggtggaacaGTCGGAGACGATCGCCAACACGCACACTACCGCGCCTCGAGCAATTACTCTACCATCAAGGACAAAGCCTGCTGCGAAAAAGCCCCGCAGTCGAAAGACTACTCCCCAGCCGCAAGCAGAGCTTCCGTTGCCGGCTATGACACTTACAAACCTCCCGATTTTGGCTCCGAAACCACCGCCGGCTGAGGCGACGGCGGCTGCTCCGAAGCCACCGACAACGGTTATTACGGATCCCTTAAGGGCATCGCTGACATGGCACGATGACGAGATTACGATTTATGACCCTGATGAcagcgatgatgatgggacggGGATTAATGGGATTGGGTTTAAGCCTACGGCTGCGGTGGCCTATGCGAGGAcggtgaagaggaagcagcagctggctgaGTACAGGAAAAGAGAGGAACGAGAGGCTAGGGCGTGGaggagccagaggaggaggcgaggggaaAGTCCGGCCGTTAGCTTCAGTGGGAGTAGCTCGGatgtgaagaagaaggtggagaggaggagggtgaggtttttGGACGGGGGCGCTGAGGTTAAGGTGACGGTTTAG
- a CDS encoding hypothetical protein (EggNog:ENOG503NWIT; COG:G) produces the protein MALTWEWAANVRCSHFGPRIDSFDGSMALACPYQTSGTSPSSPVFGSARVPDVLRVTSGWAVAPFFLERLYLPGSGLEFSGRRGPDTPLGARLLTEGQRVEQVVASDGKSPENIFMFATCKRTPIPASWTGTGLWAAAVLPLLLCVSPLLHSSTTNINVVIAPNTQNLPRDAAAISIERRDTAAIPDARRGLAHTNPLKLTPHEPLLCEEPVEGSSPDLSRRSEGLSKRRDGPLYCHDGPCIDNTAAAPTMSAALALISAGRAVVPIATRGPCAASPASLLRCLAE, from the exons ATGGCACTCACATGGGAATGGGCGGCAAATGTCCGATGCTCCCACTTTGGTCCCCGGATTGATAGTTTTGACGGCAGCATGGCCTTGGCGTGCCCATATCAGACCTCTGGCACAAGTCCGTCAAGTCCGGTCTTTGGATCAGCGCGTGTTCCAGACGTGCTCCGGGTGACATCGGGCTGGGCAGTAGCCCCTTTCTTTCTAGAGCGACTGTACTTGCCGGGATCGGGATTGGAGTTTTCGGGGCGACGCGGCCCGGATACTCCGCTAGGAGCCCGATTGCTGACGGAAGGTCAGCGAGTTGAACAAGTAGTCGCGAGTGACGGAAAATCACCTGAGAATATCTTCATGTTTGCCACATGCAAGAGAACTCCGATCCCAGCTAG TTGGACCGGCACAGGCCTTTGGGCCGCTGCTGTGCTCCCGCTCCTTCTGTGCGTGTCGCCGCTTCTTCATTCTTCTACAACAAACATCAATGTCGTCATCGCACCCAACACCCAAAATCTGCCTCgggatgctgctgccatcTCGATTGAGCGCCGTGACACTGCCGCCATTCCCGACGCTCGTCGTGGCCTTGcccacaccaaccccctcaagcTCACCCCTCACGAGCCTCTTCTTTGCGAGGAACCTGTCGAAGGGTCATCTCCCGACCTGTCAAGACGTTCTGAAGGCTTGTCAAAGCGGCGAGACGGGCCGTTGTACTGCCATGACGGCCCCTGCATTGACAACACTGCTGCGGCCCCGACAATGTCTGCGGCTTTGGCCCTGATTTCTGCGGGGAGGGCCGTCGTTCCAATTGCAACGCGGGGGCCATGTGCGGCGAGCCCAGCGAGTTTGCTGAGATGCCTTGCGGAATGA
- a CDS encoding hypothetical protein (COG:U; EggNog:ENOG503P4EY), translated as MTTPPNDSSNNPESELPWLQKPTTITPSSPPQKQNPQEEDLSLAAALSTITPSSFLTVHQTPCARTGLLTGIGLGSAVGILRSILGLPIPRAANWAVGTGALTAILQYEYCQAKRRQEKAKVARVVEVYGQKQAEMRAKEEEDRRRKAEEERRLLEEQKRKSWWKVW; from the coding sequence ATGACCACCCCACCAAACgactcctccaacaaccccgaaTCCGAACTCCCGTGGCTCCAAAAACCGACAACAATCAcgccctcatcaccgccccaaaaacaaaatccccaagaagaagacctcTCCCTCGCAGCAGCCCTatcaaccatcaccccctcctccttcctcaccgtCCACCAAACCCCCTGCGCCCGCACCGGCCTCCTAACAGGCATAGGCCTCGGCTCCGCAGTCGGCATCCTCCGCTCGATCCTCGGTCTCCCTATCCCCCGCGCCGCCAACTGGGCCGTCGGCACAGGCGCCCTGaccgccatcctccagtACGAGTACTGCCAGGCTAAGCGAAGgcaggagaaggccaaaGTGGCCAGAGTGGTAGAGGTATACGGGCAAAAACAGGCTGAGATGAGagcgaaggaggaggaggataggaggaggaaggcggaagaggagaggaggttactggaggagcaaaagaggaagagttggTGGAAGGTTTGGTAG
- a CDS encoding hypothetical protein (EggNog:ENOG503P7HM), with the protein MQTIQLTIITDQTDTILSSNLSDKPPRIPTMHSYLLLASLLGLASAAPTSSTDIPRQWTPQEPGSIPRHSGARGFRLRVNVTDPSLDLTPPVHNLFLSTAHIGPAQNRAVVSYSGPIFYQNGSYSDIANYRAGILTDAGPPESPFPEAIQYQQGSDDTKGSELFINAGTPGAGTAISKLTMPYSTLQILEGAPIVKSFIVCGNTTIPYYGESRKFEVVNWLGATRDSTGTHLRVPEGCVAVNLVPECAYEFVDLPEGAAYDRTFVNDVRCYESVVAIDWSKYAY; encoded by the coding sequence ATGCAAACGATCCaactcaccatcatcacagaTCAGACCGACACAATCTTGTCTTCGAACTTATCCGACAAACCCCCGAGAATTCCAACCATGCACTCGTAcctccttcttgccagcCTTCTAGGCCTCGCCTCAGCCGCGCCCACCTCATCTACTGACATTCCAAGACAATGGACCCCTCAGGAGCCAGGCTCCATCCCTCGTCATTCCGGCGCCCGTGGCTTCCGTCTCCGCGTCAACGTCACCGACCCCTCCCTTGACCTTACTCCCCCCGTGCAcaacctttttctttccaccGCCCACATCGGCCCGGCCCAGAACCGCGCCGTAGTTAGCTATTCCGGTCCCATTTTCTACCAAAACGGTAGCTACTCCGACATTGCCAATTACCGTGCTGGTATTCTCACCGATGCGGGCCCGCCCGAGTCACCCTTCCCGGAAGCCATCCAGTACCAACAAGGCAGCGATGACACCAAGGGCAGCGAGCTTTTCATCAATGCTGGCACTCCTGGTGCTGGTACCGCGATCAGCAAGCTGACAATGCCCTACTCCACCTTGCAAATTTTGGAGGGTGCCCCGATTGTGAAATCGTTTATCGTTTGCGGGAACACGACGATTCCTTACTATGGGGAAAGCAGGAAGTTTGAGGTGGTGAACTGGCTTGGGGCAACTAGGGACTCGACTGGCACACATTTGAGGGTGCCTGAGGGCTGTGTTGCTGTCAATCTGGTGCCTGAATGCGCGTATGAGTTTGTGGATTTACCTGAGGGCGCGGCGTATGACAGGACGTTTGTGAATGATGTGCGGTGCTATGAGAGTGTTGTTGCTATTGATTGGAGCAAATATGCTTACTGA
- a CDS encoding hypothetical protein (EggNog:ENOG503PHB8) has translation MLPLLFFLLPSLTLSSPAVFPSDDSNNPSSSANNNNNNNNHNNHNNPTDLTAPTPEYPLPWSLTHSSSSPAEPDIWTDDPTLATPSPQYPLPFASTSNSTFASLASQARIRIGCTNNPVDASELENSLTCLSNWCSTGNTIPPRGGEFCNVGGSMMYICSYGGNNPCSANEMVTAWGSIQRDCGPGRGGWWFSNDWKKTYGIDSAGANVCGNL, from the exons ATGTTACCGCTTCTGTTCTTCCTTCTgccctccctcaccctctcctcccccgctgTCTTCCCCTCGGATGACAGTAAcaacccttcctcctcagccaataacaataacaacaacaacaaccacaacaaccacaacaaccccaccgaTCTaacagccccaaccccagaataccccctcccctggAGCCTCactcactcctcctcctccccagcagaGCCAGACATCTGGACTGACGaccccaccctcgccaccccctccccgcaatatcccctccccttcgcctccacctccaacagcaCCTTCGCATCCCTAGCCTCGCAAGCCAGAATCAGAATCGGCTGCACAAACAACCCCGTCGACGCGTCCGAGTTAGAGAACAGTCTCACTTGCTTGAGCAACTGGTGCAGCACCGGGAACACGATCCCGCCCCGTGGAGGGGAGTTTTGTAATGTGGGGGGGAGTATGATGTATATATG TTCCTATGGAGGTAATAACCCTTGCAGTGCTAATGAGATGGTTACTGCTTGGGGGAGTATACAGAGGGATTGTGGGCCGGgcaggggggggtggtggtttagTAATGATTGGAAGAAGACTTATGGGATCGATTCGGCGGGGGCGAATGTTTGTGGGAATTTGTAG
- the POL2 gene encoding DNA polymerase epsilon catalytic subunit (COG:L; EggNog:ENOG503NV4K; BUSCO:EOG092600W1): MPNTSLRQPRGGYRRGGKQAYHGPKTKTFAASSSTRGEATSMDEKWERTALAHQIDENMGFARYDAGRKREGWLVNVQATSIDDPRIPGGGGRAALDCYFIEEDGQTFKATVDFEPYFLIACRKGHEGEVEEWCKRVPGGGVVKAIKKIEKEDLSMPNHLLGYRRTFLEIKFHNVQDLMAARRDIMPIAEKNKKGMDAMDTYAEVATTNGNFDLFDDDLRRDDQRHKTSFAEASDFIVDIREYDVPYHVRVMIDLDIRVGNWYFVEAKNGVTTVIRNEDRLAPADPVVMAYDIETCKAPLKFPDAAVDQIMMISYMIDGQGFLITNREVVSEDIADFDYTPRPEYPGPFMIFNEPDEKSVLERFFLHIKEARPTVIATYNGDFFDWPFVETRASINGIDLYHEIGWKRDSDDQFKCNYSVHMDCFHWVNRDSYLPQGSRGLKAVTVAKLGYDPDELDPELMTPYAQERPQTLAEYSVSDAVATYYLYMKYVHPFIFSLCTILPLGPDDTLRKGTGTLCEMLLMVQAYQKGIVLPNKHVQAKESFWEGHLLESETYVGGHVESIEAGVFRADIPVTFAVDTGAVDELLRDLDAALKFSITVEEKKSMDDITNYDEVKEQIVAKLMNLKETPNRLENPLIYHLDVASMYPNIMTTNRLQPDSMISESDCAACDFNRPGKTCDRRLPWAWRGEYLPAKRDEYNMIRHALESERFPGKKPNMPTRSFRELPADEQASLIRKRLQLYSQKVYHKIHDSTTIVREAIICQRENPFYIDTVRDFRDRRYDYKGKAKVWKGKTDALRSSGASASEVDHAKKMIVLFDSLQLAHKVILNSFYGYVMRKGSRWYSMEMAGVTCLTGATIIQLARSLVERLGRPLELDTDGIWCMLPATFPENFTFKLKNGKKMTISYPCVMLNHLVHDKFTNHQYQTLVDPKTFKYETHSDNSIFFEVDGPYKAMVLPTSKEEDKNLKKRYAVFNDDGSLAELKGFEVKRRGELKLIKIFQQQIFKFFLDGTTLAECYTAVAKVANRWLDVLDSKGTTLADEELMELISENRSMTKTLEEYGSQKSTSITTAKRLADFLGEAMVKDKGLNCKFIICARPKGAPVTERAVPVAIFSAEEETKRMYLKKWLKEEPADTDPRALLDWEYYRERLGSVIQKLITIPAALQKVRNPVPRIPHPDWLQRRINIKDDKMKQKKLTDLFGPTTKRPLNDITNQLGDLEDIGDLLKPKTVTSAIAASQKVLSSHKRKSPEPEEDPFAALPKKMPDPSEDYPAFLEYQKQKWKLQKQARARRRHLFGERRGNAQNSLQQTFRNQAEVTFRNTWQILQLKATDMPGIVIAYVLIDNKIHTVKINVQRQVFLNLKSKELPDIEIDGCQVEQVNHTLPNGHSSVHLFKLTVPEEIYFAEAEKFSLLFNHPSVEGVYEKQIPLNLRALLQLGNLCTIDTSQAGVLGKGLEQGFDLDGLKKPTKPRPYLEGARMSYVYLSHISAGDRQIFGLFSTTGDQAHVIIQQKSKDGGQDLPNISKLYSDLLARRISEEGEDSTWQERFQYQEKLSVKITQVTTRRKAFLEVGDIVKKMKKEESGPTMMVIQSSQRNLLVHDIPILGEFPVMPLKYDTADSSLPPLGWQTVVARRLVNHYLSLGSWITHLTALAKYGDVPLCNLERDDPRFLIDVAYARRLQANSVVLWWSPSPRPDHAGYEKDDVIGPLDQVQMPSVNTPGTYASVCIDIEVRNLGINTILTSSLINELEGADSISFNPAGNGGGGEESFQSENAFANAGVQVLREMVKSWWAEACKGSTMADIMVQHLIRWVESPASCLYDRALHYYVQMMSRKALLQLMADFRRVGSHVVYASANRLLLQTTKSEVGNAYAYSQYILKSIKAKPLFHFIDLEIKEYWDYLVWYDEFNYGGKACQEVLEKDEQDLQMIMHWQIATFLPVRLQPVFRDWVVEFIELMHGIKRPANGSDPTATPRMTQLPFRGDSTQQADDKVATGANQIILGKNFEKPLKKEILGLIQAQKREMLHPELANDYSFPVLPGSYLPQLLPSSTSTGPAHKKSASAKPTANPILELVKALMQVLSLDKNITLEARLLRKELLALFDVREFSKEGQFLNPSESLKITQLSCENCTMTRELDFCRDEDLMPLPDEEPQAKRWACQYCEAEYDRNAIEERLVGEVEGIVVEWTCQDLKCGKCGAARVNEFMEHCTCSGEWRESVKREEVMRRLRVYKRVAGFYGLRMLQDVVGEIWEGL, from the exons ATGCCGAATACCTCCCTCCGCCAGCCCCGGGGCGGCTACCGACGAGGCGGCAAACAAGCGTACCATGGGCCCAAGACAAAAACCTTTGCGGCCTCGTCCAGCACCCGCGGCGAGGCCACCTCGATGGATGAGAAGTGGGAGAGAACCGCACTGGCACACCAGATCGACGAGAATATGGGTTTTGCGCGCTATGACGCCGGACGGAAGCGCGAGGGCTGGTTGGTCAACGTACAAGCTACCTCTATCGACGACCCACGGATTCCCGGAGGTGGCGGCAGGGCAGCGCTTGACTGTTACTTCATCGAGGAGGACGGACAGACATTCAAGGCGACGGTGGACTTTGAGCCATACTTTTTGATAGCTTGCCGAAAGGGTcatgaaggggaggtggaggagtggtgCAAGAGGGTACCTGGGGGTGGAGTGGTCAAGGCGATCAagaagattgagaaggaggatttgAGCATGCCGAATCACTTGCTGGGATACAGGAGGACGTTTCTCGAGATCAAGTTTCACAATGTGCAAGACTTGATGGCGGCAAGGAGGGATATTATGCCGATAGCGGAAAAGAATaagaaggggatggatgcTATGGACACATATGCTGAGGTTGCTAC AACAAACGGCAACTTTGATCTTTTTGATGACGACTTACGAAGAGACGACCAACGACACAAAACATCATTTGCTGAGGCGAGCGATTTTATTGTTGATATCAGGGAATATGACGTCCCATACCACGTTAGAGTAATGATAGACTTGG ACATTCGGGTGGGTAATTGGTATTTTGTAGAGGCCAAAAACGGTGTGACGACAGTTATTCGAAATGAGGACCGCCTCGCCCCAGCAGATCCGGTCGTCATGGCCTACGATATCGAGACGTGCAAGGCGCCATTAAAGTTTCCCGATGCCGCGGTGGATCAGATCATGATGATATCCTACATGATCGACGGGCAAGGTTTCTTGATCACGAACCGAGAGGTTGTCTCCGAAGACATTGCGGATTTCGATTACACACCAAGACCAGAATACCCGGGGCCGTTTATGATCTTCAACGAGCCGGACGAGAAGTCAGTACTAGAACGGTTCTTTCTCCACATCAAGGAAGCTCGACCAACCGTTATCGCCACTTACAACGGTGATTTCTTCGATTGGCCCTTCGTGGAAACCCGTGCTAGCATCAACGGGATTGACCTGTACCACGAAATTGGTTGGAAAAGGGACAGCGATGATCAGTTCAAGTGCAATTACAGCGTTCACATGGACTGCTTTCACTGGGTCAACCGTGACAGTTACCTGCCACAAGGTAGCAGAGGCTTGAAGGCAGTCACGGTGGCCAAGCTTGGATACGACCCAGACGAACTCGATCCCGAACTCATGACACCCTACGCCCAAGAAAGACCACAAACCCTAGCCGAGTACTCAGTCTCCGATGCCGTCGCCACCTACTATCTGTACATGAAATACGTCCACCCCTTCATTTTCTCTCTCTGTACCATTCTACCGCTTGGCCCAGACGACACGCTCAGAAAGGGTACAGGAACCCTGTGcgagatgttgttgatggtgcagGCCTACCAAAAGGGTATCGTGCTTCCAAACAAGCACGTCCAGGCCAAGGAGTCATTTTGGGAAGGACACTTGCTGGAATCAGAGACGTATGTTGGTGGACACGTCGAAAGTATCGAGGCTGGCGTGTTCAGGGCCGACATCCCCGTCACCTTTGCCGTTGACACAGGGGCAGTGGATGAGTTGTTGAGGGATCTGGATGCTGCCTTGAAGTTTAGTATCACGGTCGAAGAAAAGAAGTCCATGGACGATATCACCAACTACGACGAGGTGAAGGAGCAAATCGTTGCCAAGCTCATGAACCTCAAGGAGACGCCAAACCGCCTCGAGAACCCCCTCATCTACCATCTCGACGTCGCCTCCATGTATCCCAACATCATGACGACCAATCGGCTGCAGCCGGATTCCATGATCTCAGAGTCAGACTGCGCAGCCTGTGACTTCAACCGGCCTGGCAAAACATGCGACAGAAGGTTACCATGGGCGTGGAGAGGAGAGTATCTACCAGCGAAGCGCGACGAGTACAACATGATTCGGCATGCGTTGGAGAGCGAACGGTTTCCAGGGAAAAAGCCTAACATGCCGACAAGATCGTTTCGGGAACTACCCGCTGATGAACAGGCAAGTCTGATCAGAAAAAGACTGCAGCTCTACTCGCAAAAGGTCTACCACAAGATCCACGACTCCACCACGATTGTCCGAGAAGCCATCATCTGCCAACGAGAGAACCCCTTCTACATCGACACGGTGCGCGATTTCCGTGATCGTCGTTACGACTACAAGGGAAAGGCCAAGGTGTGGAAAGGCAAGACGGATGCCCTCAGGAGCTCAGGCGCATCAGCGTCCGAGGTTGACCACGCCAAGAAGATGATCGTTCTGTTTGACTCGTTGCAGTTGGCGCACAAGGTCATTCTCAACTCCTTCTACGGATACGTCATGAGAAAGGGTTCCCGTTGGTACTCAATGGAAATGGCCGGCGTTACCTGTCTGACGGGCGCTACCATTATTCAGCTTGCCAGATCTCTGGTCGAGCGCCTCGGTCGCCCACTGGAGCTTGACACGGATGGTATCTGGTGTATGTTGCCGGCTACTTTCCCAGAGAACTTCACCTTCAAGCTCAAGAACGGCAAGAAAATGACCATTTCGTATCCCTGTGTCATGTTGAACCACCTGGTCCACGACAAgttcaccaaccaccagtATCAGACTCTTGTTGACCCGAAGACGTTCAAGTACGAGACCCACAGCGACAATTCCATCTTCTTCGAAGTCGATGGTCCGTACAAGGCCATGGTTCTTCCAACATCGAAGGAAGAGGACAAGAACTTGAAGAAGCGCTATGCCGTGTTCAACGACGATGGCAGTCTTGCTGAGCTGAAGGGTTTCGAGGTCAAGCGAAGAGGTGAGCTGAAGCTCATCAAAATCTTCCAGCAGCAAATCTTCAAGTTCTTCCTGGACGGCACCACTCTGGCTGAGTGCTACACCGCTGTGGCCAAGGTTGCCAACAGATGGCTCGACGTCCTCGACAGTAAAGGAACAACACTTGCCGACGAGGAGCTGATGGAGCTCATTTCCGAGAACCGCAGCATGACCAAGACTCTGGAGGAATACGGCTCACAAAAGTCCACATCCATCACGACGGCCAAACGCTTGGCTGACTTCTTGGGTGAGGCGATGGTCAAAGACAAGGGCTTGAACTGCAAGTTCATCATCTGTGCCAGGCCCAAGGGGGCGCCTGTCACTGAACGTGCCGTGCCAGTTGCCATCTTCTCTGCCGAGGAAGAGACCAAACGGATGTATCTGAAGAAGTGGCTCAAGGAAGAGCCAGCCGATACGGATCCTCGTGCCTTGCTTGACTGGGAGTACTACCGTGAGCGTCTTGGCTCTGTCATTCAGAAGCTCATCACCATTCCGGCAGCACTGCAAAAGGTCCGCAACCCAGTACCGCGCATTCCCCATCCGGACTGGCTGCAGCGccgcatcaacatcaaggacgacaagatgaagcagaagaagcttACCGATCTCTTTGgacccaccaccaagcgcCCTTTGAACGATATCACCAACCAGCTGGGAGATCTGGAGGATATTGGTGATCTGCTCAAACCCAAGACAGTTACCTCGGCTATTGCTGCCTCGCAAAAAGTGCTGTCATCTCACAAGCGCAAGTCCCCTGAGCCAGAAGAGGATCCCTTTGCAGCCCTTCCCAAGAAGATGCCCGATCCAAGCGAGGACTACCCCGCGTTCTTGGAATACCAGAAACAGAAGTGGAAGCTTCAAAAGCAGGCCAGGGCACGGAGACGCCATCTGTTCGGTGAAAGGCGTGGGAATGCACAGAACAGTCTCCAGCAGACCTTCCGCAACCAGGCCGAGGTGACCTTCAGGAATACTTGGCAGATTCTCCAGCTAAAGGCAACGGACATGCCAGGGATTGTTATTGCTTATGTACTCATCGACAACAAGATCCACACGGTCAAAATCAATGTCCAACGTCAGgtcttcttgaacttgaagAGCAAAGAGTTGCCGGATATCGAGATTGACGGGTGTCAGGTGGAACAGGTCAACCATACACTTCCCAATGGCCATTCTTCGGTGCACCTCTTTAAGCTCACTGTGCCAGAAGAGATCTACTTTGCCGAGGCTGAGAAGTTTTCACTGCTGTTTAACCATCCAAGTGTGGAAGGCGTGTATGAGAAGCAGATCCCACTCAACCTTCGGGCACTTCTCCAGTTGGGTAATCTCTGCACCATTGATACCAGCCAAGCTGGTGTTCTTGGCAAGGGTCTCGAGCAAGGGTTTGACCTTGATGGTCTCAAGAAACCAACCAAGCCAAGACCGTATCTGGAGGGCGCCCGTATGTCTTATGTGTATCTGTCACACATCAGCGCCGGTGACCGGCAGATCTTCGGCTTGTTCTCGACAACCGGTGATCAAGCACATGTCATTATCCAGCAGAAGAGCAAGGACGGCGGTCAGGATTTGCCAAACATCTCCAAGCTTTACTCAGATTTGCTTGCTCGGCGGATCAGTGAAGAGGGTGAAGACTCTACCTGGCAAGAACGCTTCCAATACCAAGAGAAGCTGAGCGTCAAGATTACTCAGGTCACTACGCGCCGCAAAGCTTTCCTCGAAGTTGGCGACATTgtcaagaagatgaagaaggaggaatCCGGTCCGACGATGATGGTTATCCAATCCTCGCAACGCAACCTGCTGGTGCACGATATCCCCATCTTGGGTGAGTTTCCTGTCATGCCACTCAAGTACGACACAGCCGATAGCTCGCTGCCGCCTCTTGGGTGGCAAACTGTGGTGGCACGCCGTCTGGTGAACCACTACCTTAGCCTTGGTTCGTGGATCACGCACTTAACTGCCCTGGCCAAGTACGGCGATGTGCCACTGTGCAACTTGGAGCGGGACGATCCCCGCTTCTTGATCGACGTTGCCTATGCCCGCCGACTGCAAGCCAACAGTGTTGTTTTGTGGTGGTCGCCTAGCCCGCGGCCTGACCATGCTGGGTATGAGAAGGATGACGTGATTGGTCCGCTTGATCAGGTGCAGATGCCTTCGGTTAATACCCCTGGCACCTATGCTTCAGTTTGCATTGATATAGAGGTTCGCAATCTTGGTATCAATACCATCTTGACGTCGTCTCTTATCAACGAGCTTGAGGGCGCGGACAGTATCTCCTTCAACCCTGCTGGTaatggcgggggtggggaagagtCGTTTCAGTCTGAGAATGCATTTGCGAACGCTGGTGTCCAAGTCCTTCGCGAGATGGTCAAGTCATGGTGGGCTGAGGCCTGCAAAGGGTCGACAATGGCCGATATTATGGTGCAGCATCTCATCCGCTGGGTTGAGTCCCCGGCATCTTGTCTCTATGACAGAGCTCTGCACTACTATGTCCAGATGATGAGCCGGAAagctcttctccagctcatgGCTGACTTCCGCCGCGTGGGGTCGCACGTTGTGTACGCCAGTGCCAACCGCCTCTTGTTGCAAACCACCAAATCTGAGGTTGGCAATGCGTACGCCTACTCGCAGTACATCCTCAAGAGCATCAAAGCCAAGCCCCTGTTCCACTTCATCGATCTTGAAATCAAGGAATACTGGGACTATCTGGTTTGGTACGACGAGTTCAACTACGGCGGTAAAGCCTGCCAGGAAGTTCTCGAAAAAGATGAGCAAGATCTCCAGATGATCATGCACTGGCAAATCGCGACGTTCCTCCCAGTCCGACTGCAGCCAGTCTTCCGAGATTGGGTAGTCGAATTCATCGAACTCATGCACGGCATCAAACGACCCGCTAATGGATCAgatcccaccgccaccccaaGAATGACCCAGCTCCCCTTCCGTGGTGACAGCACTCAACAAGCCGATGACAAGGTCGCCACAGGCGCTAACCAGATCATCCTGGGGAAGAATTTTGAGAAGCCGCTCAAGAAGGAAATTCTAGGGTTGATTCAGGCGCAAAAGAGGGAGATGCTTCACCCAGAGTTGGCCAATGACTACAGCTTTCCTGTTTTGCCTGGGTCTTACCTCCCGCAGCTGCTTCCTTCTTCTACGTCTACAGGGCCGGCGCATAAGAAGAGCGCGTCAGCAAAGCCAACGGCGAACCCAATCCTGGAACTGGTCAAGGCGCTCATGCAAGTGCTCTCTCTTGACAAGAACATCACTCTTGAGGCGAGATTGCTGAGGAAGGAGTTGTTGGCGCTTTTTGACGTGAGGGAGTTCTCCAAGGAGGGGCAGTTTCTGAATCCCTCGGAGTCGTTGAAGATAACCCAGTTGAGCTGTGAAAACTGCACCATGACGCGGGAGTTGGATTTTTGCAGGGATGAGGATTTGATGCCTTTGCCCGACGAGGAGCCACAGGCAAAGAGGTGGGCTTGTCAGTATTGCGAGGCGGAGTATGATAGGAATGCGATTGAGGAGAGGCTGGtgggcgaggtggaggggataGTGGTCGAGTGGACCTGTCAGGATTTGAAGTGTGGGAAGTGTGGAGCGGCGAGGGTGAATGAGTTTATGGAACATTGTACTTGCTCtggggagtggagggagagtgtgaagagggaggaagtcatgaggaggttgagggtttATAAGAGGGTGGCGGGTTTTTAtgggttgaggatgttgcaggatgtggttggggagatttgggaggggttgtga